One Triticum dicoccoides isolate Atlit2015 ecotype Zavitan chromosome 4B, WEW_v2.0, whole genome shotgun sequence genomic window carries:
- the LOC119292050 gene encoding nascent polypeptide-associated complex subunit alpha-like protein 2, translating into MVSEQTPVATEPELESGDAAPEVIKAEEPAEDGAPVVEDVKEGDGDEEEEEDEDDDEDDEDEDGELGVAGSEGSKQSRSEKKSRKAMMKLGMKPVTGVSRITIKRAKNILFVVSKPDVFKSPTSETYVIFGEAKIEDLSSQLQAQAAQQFRMQDLSKAMRPDAAAAGAPADEEEVVDETGIEARDIDLVMTQASVSRAKAVKALKAHDGDIVSAIMELTA; encoded by the exons ATGGTCAGCGAGCAGACGCCGGTGGCCACCGAGCCGGAGCTGGAGAGCGGCGACGCGGCGCCGGAGGTCATCAAGGCCGAGGAGCCCgcagaggacggcgcgcccgtcgtCGAGGACGTCAAGGAGGGCGAcggtgacgaggaggaggaggaggacgaggatgacgacgaggacgacgaggatgaagacg GCGAGCTGGGTGTGGCCGGGAGCGAGGGGTCGAAGCAGAGCCGGAGCGAGAAGAAGAGCCGCAAGGCCATGATGAAGCTCGGGATGAAGCCCGTCACCGGCGTCAGCAGGATCACCATCAAGAGAGCCAAGAAC ATCCTGTTCGTGGTGTCGAAGCCGGACGTGTTCAAGAGCCCGACGTCGGAGACGTACGTGATCTTCGGGGAGGCCAAGATCGAGGACCTGAGCTCGCAGCTGCAGGCGCAGGCGGCGCAGCAGTTCAGGATGCAGGACCTGAGCAAGGCGATgaggcccgacgcggcggcggccggggcgcccgccgacgaggaggaggtggtggacgaGACCGGCATCGAGGCCCGCGACATCGACCTCGTCATGACGCAGGCCAGCGTCTCCCGCGCCAAGGCCGTCAAGGCCCTCAAGGCGCACGACGGCGACATCGTCAGCGCCATCATGGAGCTCACCGCCTAG